A region from the Acyrthosiphon pisum isolate AL4f chromosome A1, pea_aphid_22Mar2018_4r6ur, whole genome shotgun sequence genome encodes:
- the LOC100164006 gene encoding matrix metalloproteinase-19 isoform X1, whose translation MATCKSCNALMSSLVLLLSCVLRCTVAVQTDAQAMMYLSQFGYLSPSMKNPNSGHIMSEETMARALMEFQSFVGLNLTGHLDDETLHYMSMPRCGVRDKVGFATDSRSRRYALQGSRWRVKDLTYKISKYPKLLGKSETDSEIRKAFDVWSDVTPLTFTHKKSGQVHIEIRFEKGEHGDGDPFDGPGGTLAHAFFPVYGGDAHFDDSEKWSIGSFKGTNLFQVAAHEFGHSLGLSHSDVRSALMAPFYRGYNPSFNLDSDDVEAIQALYGASTSGESDNDDDSTSQGSGKKTTTQEPPGTEGSDAELCTDTKVNALFNSAAGETFVFKGDYYWKLTDDGLAQGFPKSIAGTWSGLPGNIDAAFTYKNGKTYFFKGTKYWKYTDTTMDDGYPKDISDGFAGIPDNVDAALVWSGNGKIYFFKGSKFWKFDPMQKPPVKSTYPKPISNWDGIPDNIDAVLHYTNGYTYFFKDENYYRFNDRTFAVDTADPPFPRNAGYWWFGCRAENKGHRQEVTAAPSILRPTWMEVRRDHKGNQNTDVGDLIMDADNHRIFNETHSWFAKSSSPKHTVTVLCIILTSLWWCIS comes from the exons ATGGCCACCTGTAAATCTTGTAACGCGCTGATGAGCTCTCTAGTCCTGCTGTTATCCTGCGTGCTGCGATGTACGGTTGCGGTTCAGACGGACGCACAAGCAATG ATGTATTTATCTCAATTTGGTTACTTAAGCCCTTCGATGAAAAATCCGAATTCAGGTCATATCATGTCTGAGGAAACAATGGCCCGGGCGTTAATGGAGTTTCAATCATTCGTTGGTCTAAATCTGACAG gtCACTTGGATGACGAAACGCTACACTATATGAGTATGCCTAGATGTGGTGTAAGAGATAAAGTCGGGTTTGCCACAGACTCCAGGTCTAGGAGATATGCTCTACaag gtaGCCGGTGGAGGGTGAAAGACTTGACGTATAAAATATCCAAGTATCCTAAACTGCTGGGTAAGTCGGAAACGGACTCGGAAATCCGGAAAGCATTCGACGTATGGTCTGACGTCACACCGTTGACGTTTACTCACAAAAAATCCGGACAA GTGCACATCGAAATCAGATTTGAAAAAGGCGAGCATGGTGATGGTGATCCATTCGACGGACCAGGTGGAACTTTGGCACATGCTTTCTTTCCGGTTTACGGGGGTGATGCTCATTTTGATGACTCAGAAAAATGGTCAATAGGTtcatttaaag GTACTAACTTGTTTCAAGTAGCAGCTCATGAATTCGGTCACTCATTAGGATTGTCTCACTCAGACGTCCGGTCGGCATTAATGGCTCCATTTTATAGAGGTTATAATCCGTCATTTAATTTGGACAGCGACGATGTGGAAGCCATTCAG GCTCTGTACGGCGCTAGCACCTCGGGAGAATCAGACAACGATGACGACAGCACTAGCCAAGGATCGGGTAAAAAGACAACAACGCAAGAACCACCGGGCACAGAGGGCAGTGACGCTGAATTATGCACAGACACTAAAGTGAACGCTTTGTTCAATTCGGCCGCCGGTGAAACTTTTGTGTTTAAAG GTGATTACTATTGGAAGTTGACGGACGACGGACTGGCTCAAGGATTTCCCAAGTCCATCGCGGGCACGTGGTCTGGCCTGCCGGGCAACATAGACGCCGCGTTTACGTATAAAAACGGTAAAACTTACTTCTTCAAAGGCACAAAGTATTGGAAGTACACTGATACCACGATGGACGACGGATATCCAAAAGACATAAGCGACGGCTTCGCCGGTATCCCAGACAATGTTGACGCCGCTCTTGTTTGGAGTGGAAACGGAAAGATTTACTTTTTCAAAG gcTCAAAGTTCTGGAAATTCGACCCGATGCAAAAGCCCCCTGTAAAGAGCACGTATCCGAAGCCTATCAGCAACTGGGATGGTATACCGGATAACATTGACGCGGTTTTGCATTACACCAATggctatacatattttttcaaagatgAGAACTATTACAGGTTCAACGACAGGACGTTTGCA GTCGATACTGCAGACCCACCTTTCCCTCGCAATGCTGGTTATTGGTGGTTTGGCTGTAGGGCTGAAAATAAGGGACATCGGCAAGAAGTGACCGCAGCGCCCAGCATACTCAGACCAACGTGGATGGAAGTCAGGCGGGATCACAAGGGCAATCAAAATACGGATGTTGGTGATCTAATAATGGACGCAG ataaccATAGAATATTCAACGAGACGCACAGCTGGTTTGCTAAAAGTAGTTCACCAAAACACACAGTCACCGTCTTGTGTATTATCTTGACATCGTTGTGGTGGTGCATTTCCTGA
- the LOC100164006 gene encoding matrix metalloproteinase-19 isoform X2, with product MATCKSCNALMSSLVLLLSCVLRCTVAVQTDAQAMMYLSQFGYLSPSMKNPNSGHIMSEETMARALMEFQSFVGLNLTGHLDDETLHYMSMPRCGVRDKVGFATDSRSRRYALQGSRWRVKDLTYKISKYPKLLGKSETDSEIRKAFDVWSDVTPLTFTHKKSGQVHIEIRFEKGEHGDGDPFDGPGGTLAHAFFPVYGGDAHFDDSEKWSIGSFKGTNLFQVAAHEFGHSLGLSHSDVRSALMAPFYRGYNPSFNLDSDDVEAIQALYGASTSGESDNDDDSTSQGSGKKTTTQEPPGTEGSDAELCTDTKVNALFNSAAGETFVFKGDYYWKLTDDGLAQGFPKSIAGTWSGLPGNIDAAFTYKNGKTYFFKGTKYWKYTDTTMDDGYPKDISDGFAGIPDNVDAALVWSGNGKIYFFKGSKFWKFDPMQKPPVKSTYPKPISNWDGIPDNIDAVLHYTNGYTYFFKDENYYRFNDRTFAVDTADPPFPRNAGYWWFGCRAENKGHRQEVTAAPSILRPTWMEVRRDHKGNQNTDVGDLIMDAEEDSGHTGILKM from the exons ATGGCCACCTGTAAATCTTGTAACGCGCTGATGAGCTCTCTAGTCCTGCTGTTATCCTGCGTGCTGCGATGTACGGTTGCGGTTCAGACGGACGCACAAGCAATG ATGTATTTATCTCAATTTGGTTACTTAAGCCCTTCGATGAAAAATCCGAATTCAGGTCATATCATGTCTGAGGAAACAATGGCCCGGGCGTTAATGGAGTTTCAATCATTCGTTGGTCTAAATCTGACAG gtCACTTGGATGACGAAACGCTACACTATATGAGTATGCCTAGATGTGGTGTAAGAGATAAAGTCGGGTTTGCCACAGACTCCAGGTCTAGGAGATATGCTCTACaag gtaGCCGGTGGAGGGTGAAAGACTTGACGTATAAAATATCCAAGTATCCTAAACTGCTGGGTAAGTCGGAAACGGACTCGGAAATCCGGAAAGCATTCGACGTATGGTCTGACGTCACACCGTTGACGTTTACTCACAAAAAATCCGGACAA GTGCACATCGAAATCAGATTTGAAAAAGGCGAGCATGGTGATGGTGATCCATTCGACGGACCAGGTGGAACTTTGGCACATGCTTTCTTTCCGGTTTACGGGGGTGATGCTCATTTTGATGACTCAGAAAAATGGTCAATAGGTtcatttaaag GTACTAACTTGTTTCAAGTAGCAGCTCATGAATTCGGTCACTCATTAGGATTGTCTCACTCAGACGTCCGGTCGGCATTAATGGCTCCATTTTATAGAGGTTATAATCCGTCATTTAATTTGGACAGCGACGATGTGGAAGCCATTCAG GCTCTGTACGGCGCTAGCACCTCGGGAGAATCAGACAACGATGACGACAGCACTAGCCAAGGATCGGGTAAAAAGACAACAACGCAAGAACCACCGGGCACAGAGGGCAGTGACGCTGAATTATGCACAGACACTAAAGTGAACGCTTTGTTCAATTCGGCCGCCGGTGAAACTTTTGTGTTTAAAG GTGATTACTATTGGAAGTTGACGGACGACGGACTGGCTCAAGGATTTCCCAAGTCCATCGCGGGCACGTGGTCTGGCCTGCCGGGCAACATAGACGCCGCGTTTACGTATAAAAACGGTAAAACTTACTTCTTCAAAGGCACAAAGTATTGGAAGTACACTGATACCACGATGGACGACGGATATCCAAAAGACATAAGCGACGGCTTCGCCGGTATCCCAGACAATGTTGACGCCGCTCTTGTTTGGAGTGGAAACGGAAAGATTTACTTTTTCAAAG gcTCAAAGTTCTGGAAATTCGACCCGATGCAAAAGCCCCCTGTAAAGAGCACGTATCCGAAGCCTATCAGCAACTGGGATGGTATACCGGATAACATTGACGCGGTTTTGCATTACACCAATggctatacatattttttcaaagatgAGAACTATTACAGGTTCAACGACAGGACGTTTGCA GTCGATACTGCAGACCCACCTTTCCCTCGCAATGCTGGTTATTGGTGGTTTGGCTGTAGGGCTGAAAATAAGGGACATCGGCAAGAAGTGACCGCAGCGCCCAGCATACTCAGACCAACGTGGATGGAAGTCAGGCGGGATCACAAGGGCAATCAAAATACGGATGTTGGTGATCTAATAATGGACGCAG AAGAAGATAGTGGCCACACcggtattttgaaaatgtga
- the LOC100164006 gene encoding matrix metalloproteinase-16 isoform X3 has product MATCKSCNALMSSLVLLLSCVLRCTVAVQTDAQAMMYLSQFGYLSPSMKNPNSGHIMSEETMARALMEFQSFVGLNLTGHLDDETLHYMSMPRCGVRDKVGFATDSRSRRYALQGSRWRVKDLTYKISKYPKLLGKSETDSEIRKAFDVWSDVTPLTFTHKKSGQVHIEIRFEKGEHGDGDPFDGPGGTLAHAFFPVYGGDAHFDDSEKWSIGSFKGTNLFQVAAHEFGHSLGLSHSDVRSALMAPFYRGYNPSFNLDSDDVEAIQALYGASTSGESDNDDDSTSQGSGKKTTTQEPPGTEGSDAELCTDTKVNALFNSAAGETFVFKGDYYWKLTDDGLAQGFPKSIAGTWSGLPGNIDAAFTYKNGKTYFFKGTKYWKYTDTTMDDGYPKDISDGFAGIPDNVDAALVWSGNGKIYFFKGSKFWKFDPMQKPPVKSTYPKPISNWDGIPDNIDAVLHYTNGYTYFFKDENYYRFNDRTFAVDTADPPFPRNAGYWWFGCRAENKGHRQEVTAAPSILRPTWMEVRRDHKGNQNTDVGDLIMDAAV; this is encoded by the exons ATGGCCACCTGTAAATCTTGTAACGCGCTGATGAGCTCTCTAGTCCTGCTGTTATCCTGCGTGCTGCGATGTACGGTTGCGGTTCAGACGGACGCACAAGCAATG ATGTATTTATCTCAATTTGGTTACTTAAGCCCTTCGATGAAAAATCCGAATTCAGGTCATATCATGTCTGAGGAAACAATGGCCCGGGCGTTAATGGAGTTTCAATCATTCGTTGGTCTAAATCTGACAG gtCACTTGGATGACGAAACGCTACACTATATGAGTATGCCTAGATGTGGTGTAAGAGATAAAGTCGGGTTTGCCACAGACTCCAGGTCTAGGAGATATGCTCTACaag gtaGCCGGTGGAGGGTGAAAGACTTGACGTATAAAATATCCAAGTATCCTAAACTGCTGGGTAAGTCGGAAACGGACTCGGAAATCCGGAAAGCATTCGACGTATGGTCTGACGTCACACCGTTGACGTTTACTCACAAAAAATCCGGACAA GTGCACATCGAAATCAGATTTGAAAAAGGCGAGCATGGTGATGGTGATCCATTCGACGGACCAGGTGGAACTTTGGCACATGCTTTCTTTCCGGTTTACGGGGGTGATGCTCATTTTGATGACTCAGAAAAATGGTCAATAGGTtcatttaaag GTACTAACTTGTTTCAAGTAGCAGCTCATGAATTCGGTCACTCATTAGGATTGTCTCACTCAGACGTCCGGTCGGCATTAATGGCTCCATTTTATAGAGGTTATAATCCGTCATTTAATTTGGACAGCGACGATGTGGAAGCCATTCAG GCTCTGTACGGCGCTAGCACCTCGGGAGAATCAGACAACGATGACGACAGCACTAGCCAAGGATCGGGTAAAAAGACAACAACGCAAGAACCACCGGGCACAGAGGGCAGTGACGCTGAATTATGCACAGACACTAAAGTGAACGCTTTGTTCAATTCGGCCGCCGGTGAAACTTTTGTGTTTAAAG GTGATTACTATTGGAAGTTGACGGACGACGGACTGGCTCAAGGATTTCCCAAGTCCATCGCGGGCACGTGGTCTGGCCTGCCGGGCAACATAGACGCCGCGTTTACGTATAAAAACGGTAAAACTTACTTCTTCAAAGGCACAAAGTATTGGAAGTACACTGATACCACGATGGACGACGGATATCCAAAAGACATAAGCGACGGCTTCGCCGGTATCCCAGACAATGTTGACGCCGCTCTTGTTTGGAGTGGAAACGGAAAGATTTACTTTTTCAAAG gcTCAAAGTTCTGGAAATTCGACCCGATGCAAAAGCCCCCTGTAAAGAGCACGTATCCGAAGCCTATCAGCAACTGGGATGGTATACCGGATAACATTGACGCGGTTTTGCATTACACCAATggctatacatattttttcaaagatgAGAACTATTACAGGTTCAACGACAGGACGTTTGCA GTCGATACTGCAGACCCACCTTTCCCTCGCAATGCTGGTTATTGGTGGTTTGGCTGTAGGGCTGAAAATAAGGGACATCGGCAAGAAGTGACCGCAGCGCCCAGCATACTCAGACCAACGTGGATGGAAGTCAGGCGGGATCACAAGGGCAATCAAAATACGGATGTTGGTGATCTAATAATGGACGCAG CTGTGTAA